DNA from Nitrospirota bacterium:
GAGATCGGCCAGTTCACTCTCGGCCGAGGTGATCTGTCCGGCGAAATCGGACTCCCAGTTCTTGCGGATCGCGAGAACATCGCGATACTCGTTGTTGTGCCGCTCGATGGTCCGTTCCGCAATGGCTTCAGCGAGGCGGAGGGATTCTTCCGGAGTCGGGCCTCGGACGCCAACGGTGAATACGGCCATCCTTTCGAGATCCGAATGCTCCGGACGGATGGGACGAATGCGTTTCTTCAAGGTATTGACGTCGCCCTTCAATTTCAGATCGGTAGCTATTCCTTTCAGAAAAGCCGGACTCGTAATAATTTCTGCCAGTTCCGGAGCCGATTCAGAGAGGATGGCGCGGTTGTAGGACCCCCCCTGACTGCCCTCGAACCAAACGCGACCGAGACGCAGAGTAAAGTGCGTCTCGTAGGTCTTGGGCAGTACCCAGGACAATGCCAGTGCGACTCCACACGCAATGACCCCGCAAAGGATAAGCCTTACTTTTTCCCCGGAGAGGGCATGAAGGTAGCCGGATAAATCGAATGATTCCTTCTCAGCGTTCATCTTCGTTGGTGCATGGCCGGCATCAAATGGCGGCAGGAGTATAGCCATGACCCCGCGGAGTCGCAACTTGTTTTAGTCGGCGAAGGCCCGTGTCCGGAGGGGTCCGACCCAGAGCCTCTGACAGAATGCCGATTCGTAGGGGAGCATCTTCAGATGCTCCCTCTTGTCCTTGCCTCCTCGTAGGGGAGCACCTACAGGTGCTCCCTCTTGCCCCCGGATGCAGGGGGTGGCCGGGAACTTGATTGATTCCTTGCGCTCCGATACGATCTCGACGGGGCGACAAATGGAAGGTCTAAAGAGGGCTCTCTTCGTTGCAACTCTCGTTTTCTGGGCCGGCGAGGTCTGCGCCGAGCAGGGAGTCATCACCGCGCGAAGCGTGAATGTGCGCAGCTCACCCGCCATCGAGGCTTCAAACGTCATCGGACGTCTGATCGCCGGCCAAACGATCGAGGTTCTGGAACACCGGGAGGGCTGGCTCCAAGTTCGTAAGGAATCCCTCGTCGGCTGGGTGCGCCAGGAATATGTCGGAGCACACGCCCCCACAGTTTCTCCATCCCCGCTTCCGCAAAGCACTCCGGCCGCTGAACTGGAGCCCTCCCCGGGCCCAGCCGGATTGCCACCCGAACGGGCCACCGATCTGCCGGACGTTCTCCAGAGCCGCGGCGTAGTCCTCCGCCCGCGGGTAAACGTCCGAAGCCGCCCGGTCCTCGATCCGTCCTCCGTCAAATTCACTCTCGTCCAGGGGCAGCGGATCGAAGTCCTCAAGGTCCAAGACTACTGGTACAACATCCACACTCCGGACGGACGTGAAGGCTGGGTCATCGCGCCGATGGTCTCGCTGGGCGTAGGCTTGATCCGGCCCGAAACCTATCTCGGAGGTGCGCAGGCCCTGGTGGAGGCCGGCTGCCGGCGTGTGGGGACACAACTTGAAATCCCCTCGAAAGCCGCGGTCCTGGAAGGAGCGCAGCTCCTCGAAAAATGGGTGGAAGTTTATCCCGATTCCTCACACACGGGCCGGGCCTATTATTACCTCGGACTTGCG
Protein-coding regions in this window:
- a CDS encoding SH3 domain-containing protein → MEGLKRALFVATLVFWAGEVCAEQGVITARSVNVRSSPAIEASNVIGRLIAGQTIEVLEHREGWLQVRKESLVGWVRQEYVGAHAPTVSPSPLPQSTPAAELEPSPGPAGLPPERATDLPDVLQSRGVVLRPRVNVRSRPVLDPSSVKFTLVQGQRIEVLKVQDYWYNIHTPDGREGWVIAPMVSLGVGLIRPETYLGGAQALVEAGCRRVGTQLEIPSKAAVLEGAQLLEKWVEVYPDSSHTGRAYYYLGLARAALAKLHNVHRDEDAKTYVDTHPALFRTLPNKGQTLYDGSDFESVLRSFPQSSVAPAALLERAIVRRQQVCSSADRCNFTATLEVFRDVFDGRATVKGKETGVEILLEDLRETAGIRTNERPVLKKSVDSFLGIVTGMTHLELRKEALRKIASAYQALNYPEDAKRTLRLIGPSS